Proteins from a genomic interval of Desulfobacterales bacterium:
- a CDS encoding RnfABCDGE type electron transport complex subunit A — MDYLVLAISCIFVNNILLAQFLGNCPFLGTSKKMETAVGMAMAVVFVLVMAGCITWVINTYVLTRFGLEFLRTIAFILVIAALVQFVEMFLKKSIPALYAGLGIFLPLITTNCAVMGACLINIKEEYTFMQTLVSSFSYAVGFGLALVLFAGVRERILLARVPKPLQDTSIGLVTAGMLALVFFSFKGMV, encoded by the coding sequence ATGGATTATTTAGTCCTCGCAATAAGCTGTATTTTTGTTAATAATATCCTGCTGGCACAGTTTCTGGGAAACTGCCCGTTTCTGGGTACATCCAAGAAAATGGAGACAGCAGTCGGTATGGCAATGGCAGTTGTATTCGTTCTGGTTATGGCAGGTTGCATTACATGGGTTATTAACACCTATGTGTTAACCCGGTTCGGCCTTGAATTTCTAAGAACCATCGCGTTTATTCTGGTGATTGCTGCTCTGGTCCAGTTTGTCGAAATGTTTTTGAAAAAAAGCATTCCGGCGCTTTACGCAGGACTGGGTATTTTTCTGCCCCTGATTACCACCAACTGCGCGGTCATGGGCGCCTGTCTGATCAATATCAAGGAAGAATACACGTTTATGCAGACGCTGGTTTCGTCATTTTCATATGCAGTGGGTTTTGGCCTTGCGTTGGTTCTTTTTGCCGGAGTTCGTGAACGGATCCTGTTGGCGCGGGTTCCAAAACCGTTACAGGATACTTCCATTGGCCTGGTGACTGCAGGCATGCTGGCGCTGGTGTTTTTTTCTTTCAAGGGAATGGTATGA
- a CDS encoding electron transport complex subunit E, with the protein MAKSIVQEFTKGLWDEIPPFRLVLGLCPTLAVTKSAENGIGMGLATTFVILCSNILVSALRNIIPPKVRIACFIVVIATFVTVVELLMQAYTYSLFLTLGIFIPLIVVNCIVLGRAEAFAYKNGIAASAADGLGIGIGFTLALGVLGGLRELIGAGTLFGTTVMGASYQPFGFMLEAPGAFVALGLMLCLMNLAGKK; encoded by the coding sequence ATGGCAAAGTCTATTGTTCAGGAGTTTACCAAAGGGTTGTGGGATGAAATACCACCGTTCAGGCTTGTTCTGGGCCTTTGTCCCACATTGGCCGTTACCAAATCTGCAGAAAACGGGATCGGTATGGGGCTGGCAACCACATTCGTTATTTTGTGCTCCAATATTCTGGTTTCCGCTTTAAGAAACATTATACCGCCTAAAGTCAGGATCGCCTGTTTTATTGTCGTCATAGCCACATTCGTTACGGTTGTCGAATTGTTGATGCAGGCCTATACATATTCATTGTTTTTGACGCTTGGAATTTTTATTCCATTGATCGTCGTGAACTGTATCGTTTTGGGTCGAGCTGAAGCCTTTGCGTATAAAAATGGAATAGCGGCCTCTGCTGCTGACGGACTGGGAATCGGGATCGGATTCACCCTCGCGCTCGGCGTTCTGGGAGGCCTTCGAGAATTGATCGGCGCAGGAACGTTATTTGGCACAACCGTTATGGGCGCTTCATATCAGCCGTTCGGGTTTATGCTTGAGGCTCCTGGTGCGTTTGTGGCCTTGGGACTTATGCTCTGTCTCATGAATCTTGCCGGGAAAAAATAG
- a CDS encoding RnfABCDGE type electron transport complex subunit G, translating into MRDMIKMVVVLTVLCIFSGGLLAALRTGTSAQIENQQLQFVKGPAIMKIMEGALNDPIADRFKLKDGDVERSFFVGNLGANGQAVAFETFGGGFGGDIGVMVGVNPANDQIIAVGVTTHSETPGLGSKAKTDPKFSAQFKGMTLSGEFKVKKDGGQVDALSGATVSSRGVALALTAASEAYSRLKPQVSEKIKDFTK; encoded by the coding sequence ATGCGTGACATGATAAAAATGGTCGTAGTCCTTACGGTTTTATGTATATTTTCAGGAGGTCTGCTTGCGGCATTGAGAACAGGGACCAGCGCGCAGATTGAAAATCAGCAGCTTCAATTTGTTAAAGGCCCTGCCATTATGAAAATCATGGAAGGCGCACTCAACGATCCTATCGCAGACCGGTTTAAACTCAAAGATGGTGATGTGGAAAGAAGTTTTTTCGTTGGAAATTTGGGGGCAAACGGTCAAGCCGTTGCATTTGAAACCTTCGGAGGCGGATTTGGTGGGGATATTGGCGTTATGGTGGGGGTGAACCCGGCCAATGACCAGATTATTGCTGTAGGTGTGACAACCCACAGCGAAACGCCCGGACTTGGGTCAAAAGCCAAGACAGATCCTAAATTCAGCGCACAGTTTAAGGGAATGACCTTAAGCGGAGAGTTTAAAGTCAAAAAAGATGGCGGACAGGTAGATGCGCTCAGCGGCGCAACTGTCAGCTCTCGTGGAGTTGCTCTTGCGTTGACGGCGGCAAGCGAAGCCTATTCAAGACTTAAACCACAGGTTTCTGAAAAAATAAAAGATTTCACTAAGTAG
- a CDS encoding RnfABCDGE type electron transport complex subunit D, which produces MTNRKKFIVSHAPFWHDGSQISARSYHMMIAALPAVLFGLIQYGVPALAVLAFSVATAMLWELVMNYLMKRPVSIGDGNAALIGLLLGMMVPATTPWWAILMGTFVAILLGKHVYGGIGGNPFNPVLIALAVLMLSWADLFDFAEAYRNYEFDFAMVYPIAMLKYYGVSAISSFDTGALMMGKQIGGIGATFGLGLIIGGIYLIIRGIIRWEIAISFLVGVFVTALLFNMADSAKYAGPMFHLFAGYTLIGAFFLATEDSSSPVNFIPMLIYGAGAGIMTVLIRNIGVFVDGVVFAILLMNLVSPLLDKIRPKAIGKVA; this is translated from the coding sequence ATGACTAATCGGAAAAAATTTATCGTATCCCATGCTCCTTTCTGGCATGATGGGAGCCAAATATCCGCAAGAAGTTATCATATGATGATTGCGGCGCTGCCGGCAGTGCTATTTGGTTTGATCCAATACGGTGTGCCTGCCCTTGCTGTTTTGGCCTTTTCGGTTGCCACCGCAATGCTCTGGGAACTGGTCATGAACTATCTGATGAAACGGCCCGTATCGATCGGTGACGGGAATGCGGCACTCATTGGTTTGCTTCTGGGCATGATGGTTCCGGCGACAACGCCCTGGTGGGCAATCCTCATGGGTACTTTCGTGGCCATTTTACTTGGCAAACATGTCTACGGCGGAATTGGAGGCAATCCTTTCAATCCGGTTCTGATTGCGCTTGCCGTGTTGATGCTTTCGTGGGCGGATCTGTTTGATTTCGCTGAAGCCTATCGGAACTATGAGTTTGATTTTGCCATGGTTTATCCGATCGCCATGCTGAAGTACTATGGCGTATCGGCTATCAGTTCATTTGATACCGGCGCGTTGATGATGGGTAAACAAATCGGCGGAATTGGAGCCACCTTCGGTCTCGGGCTGATCATCGGCGGCATTTATCTGATCATCCGGGGCATCATCCGATGGGAAATCGCCATCTCCTTTCTGGTAGGTGTTTTTGTGACGGCATTGCTTTTCAATATGGCGGATTCTGCAAAATATGCCGGTCCAATGTTTCACCTCTTTGCGGGCTATACGCTGATCGGGGCTTTTTTCCTGGCAACCGAGGATTCCTCCTCACCGGTTAATTTTATTCCCATGCTTATTTATGGCGCAGGCGCCGGAATTATGACGGTGCTGATCAGGAATATCGGCGTTTTCGTGGATGGGGTGGTTTTTGCAATCCTGCTTATGAATCTTGTCAGCCCGCTTCTCGACAAGATCAGGCCAAAAGCGATTGGAAAGGTAGCGTAA
- a CDS encoding 4Fe-4S dicluster domain-containing protein produces the protein MIKRTFIGLAKPRLEYDVIDETLPAPVKVPKSKKVTLLSYGPWDPNCVVNVKNGDKVKTGQKIALNTGNDVVSPVTGTVSSVSEFTDGKGQKRAAVSIDVADVEEIDENFASFTKGQDFNQVKLYLAYAPGKPEFSIFSDADKPIKTVVICGADSDLMLVTRQYVLKSGIEDIKQGIKMLKKITGVQNVIMAVPQHLSQTAASTGAQVKVIDAQYPAANPFMICKDILGQVVPAGKSCEDIGVHMMSAEAVASIGKAFSLGKVPSEKIVTVIRKDETKALVSVTIGTPVKDVLKAVNVIANEGDRIVFGGPFTGTAAYSEDQPIEADADALIVQDSDDIPLVSDYPCINCGECVRACPVNIPVNMLVRLLENAMYEEAQNQYDLDSCIECGLCSYVCVARMPIFQYIRLAKHELARMNTVEATND, from the coding sequence ATGATAAAACGAACGTTTATCGGTTTGGCAAAGCCCCGGCTGGAATACGACGTTATTGATGAAACGTTGCCGGCGCCTGTGAAAGTCCCGAAATCAAAGAAGGTGACATTGCTGTCTTATGGACCATGGGATCCAAATTGTGTTGTTAATGTAAAAAACGGTGATAAAGTCAAAACCGGGCAGAAAATTGCTCTCAACACAGGCAATGATGTTGTCAGCCCGGTCACCGGAACCGTATCCTCCGTTTCCGAATTCACCGACGGAAAAGGACAGAAGCGAGCGGCTGTGTCCATAGACGTGGCTGATGTGGAAGAAATTGATGAAAATTTTGCCTCCTTCACCAAGGGACAGGATTTTAATCAGGTGAAACTCTATCTGGCTTACGCGCCGGGAAAGCCCGAATTTTCCATTTTTTCTGACGCAGATAAGCCGATTAAAACAGTTGTGATCTGCGGAGCGGATTCCGATTTGATGCTGGTGACCCGTCAGTATGTTTTAAAATCCGGTATCGAAGACATCAAACAGGGCATTAAGATGTTGAAAAAGATAACCGGGGTGCAGAATGTTATCATGGCAGTGCCGCAACATCTGTCGCAGACCGCCGCATCAACCGGCGCACAGGTGAAGGTGATAGATGCGCAGTATCCGGCGGCAAATCCATTTATGATCTGCAAGGATATTCTGGGGCAGGTAGTGCCCGCCGGGAAAAGCTGCGAAGATATCGGCGTTCATATGATGAGTGCCGAAGCCGTTGCCTCCATTGGTAAAGCCTTTTCGCTGGGAAAAGTTCCTTCGGAAAAAATCGTAACCGTTATCAGAAAAGACGAAACAAAAGCGCTGGTTTCGGTAACCATCGGAACGCCTGTTAAGGATGTGCTGAAAGCGGTTAATGTCATTGCCAATGAAGGTGACAGAATCGTTTTCGGAGGCCCTTTTACCGGAACTGCAGCCTATTCGGAAGATCAGCCGATCGAAGCCGATGCGGACGCCCTGATCGTGCAGGACAGCGACGACATCCCCCTGGTATCGGATTATCCCTGCATTAATTGCGGTGAATGTGTCCGGGCGTGTCCGGTCAATATTCCGGTAAATATGCTGGTCCGACTTCTGGAAAACGCGATGTATGAAGAAGCTCAGAATCAGTATGACCTGGATTCATGCATCGAATGTGGTCTTTGCAGTTATGTATGTGTGGCAAGAATGCCTATTTTTCAATATATAAGACTGGCAAAACATGAACTTGCCCGGATGAACACAGTGGAGGCAACGAATGACTAA
- a CDS encoding cytochrome c3 family protein: protein MTPKKELQLAYGMAIVLLVVGLISYAAFPAKSPEQPIRMMFKCAAGKVLFDHKTHTDSSGYGIACSDCHHHPADDPSLKACGDCHLKEEASKAPQLCMECHEPDDGMGDQVPMMRADSFHKQCVGCHEAGGAGPVECGKCHVTKSVY, encoded by the coding sequence ATGACTCCAAAGAAAGAACTGCAGTTGGCTTACGGAATGGCTATTGTGCTGTTGGTTGTAGGCTTAATAAGCTACGCAGCCTTTCCTGCAAAAAGTCCGGAACAACCCATTCGGATGATGTTCAAATGTGCTGCAGGAAAAGTCTTATTTGATCACAAGACACATACTGACAGTTCAGGGTATGGGATTGCATGCAGTGATTGTCACCATCATCCGGCAGATGATCCGAGCTTGAAGGCTTGTGGTGACTGTCACTTGAAAGAGGAAGCTTCCAAGGCGCCTCAATTATGTATGGAATGCCATGAACCTGATGATGGAATGGGTGATCAGGTACCGATGATGAGGGCCGATTCATTTCATAAGCAATGTGTCGGCTGTCATGAAGCGGGAGGGGCTGGCCCTGTCGAGTGCGGCAAATGCCATGTGACTAAGTCGGTTTATTAA
- a CDS encoding radical SAM protein, giving the protein MVSKTQHADRRFLEKETGTIRKSWQNRIRIAVVYPNRYHIGMSNLGFQTVYRLLNEYDDVVCDRAFLPEPDDEGRPVRSLEHGRLLSEFDVVAFSVSFENDFPNILTILETSKLPLGSSGRNYPHPLIIAGGVACWINPEPVSAFIDCFMIGEAEEILPGFIDVFDPDADRDPMLRLLAREVPGVYVPALYTAIYHKDGTLQSFEPRADVPVKIKRVCVKDLTRLSTCSSILTPETTFDQTYLIEVSRGCPHGCRFCSAGYIYRPPRFRPISLLRQCIEHGASITDKIGLVGAAVSDLPGIGELCRQVAQQHVTLSFSSLRADALDDDLISALSYSGVKTATIAPDAGSQRMRNIINKGLTEEQILHAAEALVAAGIPNLKLYFMIGLPEETMDDVEAISALCRKIKHCFLKSSRARKRIGEITVSVNPFVPKPFTPFQWVPMNELTEIKQKIKKIQRDLGSVSNVRVYSGTPRWSYIQALLSRGDRRVSDVLELCAGNRGNWRKTLKSSPVNPDFFVYRVRPENELFPWDFIDHGIRKSFLLKELGNAKSGSVSVSCGGKSCHLCGVC; this is encoded by the coding sequence ATGGTTTCTAAAACGCAACATGCAGACCGCAGGTTTCTTGAAAAGGAAACCGGAACAATTCGAAAGAGCTGGCAAAATCGTATCCGGATTGCTGTCGTCTATCCGAATCGATATCATATTGGTATGTCCAATCTCGGATTTCAGACGGTGTACCGTCTGCTGAATGAGTATGATGATGTGGTCTGTGACAGAGCCTTTTTGCCGGAACCTGATGATGAAGGGCGTCCGGTACGAAGCCTTGAACACGGCCGGTTGCTGAGTGAATTTGATGTCGTTGCGTTTTCCGTTTCGTTTGAAAATGATTTTCCCAATATACTGACCATTCTCGAAACGTCAAAATTGCCCTTGGGATCATCCGGTAGAAATTATCCCCACCCGCTGATTATTGCAGGGGGGGTTGCCTGCTGGATAAATCCAGAGCCGGTTTCAGCGTTTATCGACTGTTTTATGATCGGTGAGGCGGAAGAGATTCTTCCCGGATTCATCGATGTGTTTGATCCGGATGCCGATCGGGACCCCATGCTGCGCTTGCTGGCCCGGGAAGTGCCGGGTGTATATGTTCCGGCATTGTATACGGCGATCTATCATAAGGATGGCACGCTTCAATCTTTTGAACCGAGAGCCGATGTGCCTGTGAAAATCAAGCGGGTATGCGTGAAGGATCTGACCCGTCTGTCCACCTGCAGCAGTATTCTGACCCCGGAAACAACGTTTGATCAGACCTATCTGATTGAAGTCAGCAGGGGATGCCCTCACGGCTGCCGATTTTGCAGTGCCGGCTATATTTATCGACCTCCCAGATTCAGGCCGATTTCGCTGCTCCGGCAATGTATCGAACACGGTGCATCGATAACCGATAAAATCGGGCTTGTCGGCGCGGCGGTATCGGATCTTCCGGGTATTGGCGAATTGTGCCGTCAGGTGGCTCAGCAGCATGTCACGCTGTCCTTCAGTTCGCTCCGGGCGGATGCGCTTGATGATGATCTGATATCGGCGCTTTCCTACAGCGGGGTGAAGACGGCAACCATAGCCCCGGATGCCGGATCTCAGCGAATGAGAAATATCATCAACAAGGGGCTGACCGAAGAGCAGATCCTTCATGCTGCCGAAGCACTGGTCGCTGCGGGAATTCCCAATCTTAAACTGTATTTTATGATCGGGCTTCCGGAAGAGACGATGGATGATGTGGAAGCGATTTCAGCGCTGTGCAGAAAAATCAAGCATTGCTTTTTGAAATCCAGCAGGGCAAGAAAACGAATCGGAGAGATCACCGTCAGCGTTAATCCCTTTGTGCCAAAACCGTTTACTCCCTTTCAATGGGTGCCAATGAATGAATTGACGGAGATTAAACAGAAAATAAAAAAAATTCAACGCGATCTGGGTAGCGTCTCGAATGTGCGTGTCTATTCGGGAACGCCAAGATGGTCATATATCCAGGCCTTACTGTCCCGTGGAGACCGCCGGGTTTCAGATGTGTTGGAGCTGTGCGCCGGCAATCGGGGCAATTGGCGCAAAACGTTGAAATCATCCCCCGTGAATCCCGATTTTTTTGTATACAGAGTACGCCCGGAGAATGAATTGTTTCCATGGGATTTCATAGACCACGGTATCCGGAAATCCTTTCTGTTGAAAGAGCTCGGAAACGCAAAATCCGGTTCGGTATCGGTATCATGCGGGGGAAAGTCCTGCCATCTCTGCGGTGTTTGTTGA
- the ftsZ gene encoding cell division protein FtsZ gives MMFTYVENEKTARIKVVGVGGAGGNAINNMIDSNLLGVKFIVANTDCQALDVSNASVKIQIGEKLTEGLGAGANPEIGRQAAIENKEAIKEALQGSHMVFITAGFGGGTGTGAASVIAEIGKEVGALTVAVVTRPFSFEGKKRNRQAEEGINALKEVADTVIIIPNDRLRGLASKDATLIEMFKKADEILLQSVRGITDLIMMPGLVNLDFADVKTTMAKSGMAIMGIGIASGKNRAIEAAENAISHPLLEDISISGAKGVLMNITCSSGLTMEEMTQASERIYDEVGDEAEIIWGTVIDDSLGDEMHVTVIATGIGSGPETVAADKISSTLARGRVRDVTPADMQRAVNYDEPTFIRYKQAVGDPSGTVQINHKGLVIDNSDLEIPTFLRRKAD, from the coding sequence ATAATGTTCACATATGTGGAGAATGAAAAAACGGCGAGAATCAAGGTGGTCGGAGTAGGTGGAGCGGGTGGAAACGCAATCAACAACATGATCGACTCCAACCTTCTGGGGGTTAAATTTATCGTGGCGAATACCGATTGTCAGGCGTTGGACGTTTCCAATGCGTCGGTCAAGATTCAGATCGGAGAAAAGCTGACCGAGGGCCTTGGCGCCGGGGCTAACCCTGAAATCGGACGGCAGGCAGCGATTGAAAATAAGGAGGCGATCAAGGAAGCCCTTCAGGGCAGCCATATGGTATTTATCACGGCCGGATTCGGCGGCGGGACCGGAACCGGGGCGGCATCGGTCATCGCTGAAATCGGTAAGGAAGTCGGTGCGCTGACGGTAGCGGTTGTGACCCGGCCGTTTTCCTTCGAGGGTAAAAAGCGCAACCGCCAGGCCGAAGAAGGTATCAACGCATTGAAAGAAGTGGCGGATACGGTTATTATCATTCCCAATGATCGACTCAGAGGTCTTGCCAGTAAAGATGCGACGCTGATTGAGATGTTCAAAAAGGCCGATGAAATTCTGCTTCAGTCTGTCCGGGGCATTACCGACCTGATCATGATGCCGGGCCTGGTGAATCTTGATTTTGCCGATGTCAAAACTACCATGGCAAAATCCGGAATGGCCATTATGGGTATCGGGATTGCCAGTGGTAAAAACCGTGCCATTGAAGCGGCAGAAAATGCCATTTCCCATCCGCTTCTCGAGGATATCTCCATTTCCGGAGCCAAGGGGGTATTGATGAATATCACCTGTTCCAGTGGCCTGACGATGGAAGAGATGACTCAGGCATCCGAACGCATTTATGATGAGGTCGGAGATGAGGCAGAGATCATCTGGGGTACGGTGATTGATGATTCCCTGGGGGATGAAATGCATGTAACCGTGATTGCCACCGGAATCGGTTCGGGCCCTGAAACGGTTGCGGCAGATAAGATCAGCAGCACATTAGCCAGAGGCAGGGTCAGGGATGTGACCCCGGCGGACATGCAGCGGGCCGTCAATTATGATGAACCCACCTTCATTCGTTACAAGCAGGCGGTTGGAGATCCATCGGGGACCGTTCAAATCAATCACAAGGGGCTTGTTATCGATAACAGTGATTTAGAGATCCCGACATTTCTGCGAAGAAAGGCTGATTAG
- the ftsA gene encoding cell division protein FtsA, whose product MQGQGEIVVGLDIGTTKICAVVGEVTGRNINIIGIGSHPSVGLRKGVVVNIESTVESIKKAVEEAELMAGCEISSVYAGIAGGHISGFNSRGIIAVKGTEIVQNDVDRVIDAARAVAIPMDREVIHVLPQEFIVDDQVGIQNPVGMSGVRLEAKIHIVTGAVTSAHNIVKCANRAGLDVCDIVLESLASGEAVLTEEEKELGTALLDIGGGTTDLAVFSGKNIRHTFVLALGGDNLTNDIAIGLRAPVADAEKIKIKYGICSCRNISAEETIEVPGLGGRKPRKLPRQILSEILEPRMEEIFTLIKREVYRAQMENMVASGVVVTGGAALLEGVTDIAESVLHVPARLGKPIGISGLVDVVNNPMYATGVGLVLYGAKNQDKKNFRIRDRNIFNRVMGRMKKWFKEVI is encoded by the coding sequence TTGCAGGGGCAGGGAGAAATTGTCGTCGGCCTTGATATCGGTACTACGAAGATATGCGCCGTAGTGGGAGAAGTTACGGGCAGGAATATCAACATTATCGGTATCGGTAGCCATCCTTCTGTTGGCCTTCGAAAAGGGGTCGTCGTCAATATAGAATCGACCGTTGAATCAATAAAAAAAGCCGTCGAAGAAGCCGAATTGATGGCCGGTTGCGAAATTTCATCGGTCTACGCTGGCATCGCCGGTGGGCATATCTCGGGATTCAACAGCCGGGGGATTATTGCGGTAAAAGGGACCGAAATTGTCCAGAACGATGTGGACCGGGTCATCGATGCCGCACGGGCTGTAGCCATTCCGATGGACCGGGAAGTGATTCATGTGCTTCCGCAGGAGTTTATTGTGGATGATCAGGTCGGGATTCAGAATCCGGTCGGCATGTCCGGGGTGAGGCTCGAAGCCAAAATTCATATTGTCACCGGTGCTGTGACCTCTGCGCATAATATCGTCAAATGCGCAAACCGTGCGGGGCTCGATGTCTGTGATATTGTTTTGGAATCACTGGCATCCGGTGAGGCGGTGTTGACGGAGGAAGAAAAGGAGCTGGGGACAGCGCTTCTGGATATCGGTGGCGGCACGACGGATCTGGCAGTATTTTCCGGTAAGAATATCCGGCACACCTTTGTGCTGGCATTGGGAGGGGATAACCTGACCAATGATATTGCAATCGGATTACGGGCGCCGGTGGCCGATGCCGAAAAAATCAAGATAAAGTACGGAATATGCAGCTGCCGGAATATCAGTGCCGAAGAAACCATTGAAGTGCCCGGCTTGGGAGGCCGTAAACCGAGAAAGCTTCCGCGGCAGATTTTATCTGAAATTCTTGAACCCCGAATGGAAGAAATCTTTACGCTCATCAAAAGAGAGGTTTACAGAGCTCAAATGGAAAACATGGTGGCTTCAGGGGTGGTTGTCACCGGGGGCGCTGCGTTGCTGGAAGGCGTAACGGATATAGCCGAATCGGTTCTGCATGTACCGGCCCGGCTTGGAAAGCCCATCGGTATCAGCGGCTTGGTGGATGTCGTTAACAATCCCATGTATGCTACCGGCGTGGGCCTGGTGTTGTATGGCGCTAAAAATCAGGACAAGAAAAATTTCAGGATTCGTGATCGGAATATATTTAACCGGGTAATGGGGCGCATGAAAAAATGGTTTAAAGAAGTCATTTGA
- a CDS encoding FtsQ-type POTRA domain-containing protein produces the protein MKTGVKGACGILLVGLLSCGFVFGYDLITQCEFFKARHIEITGVERLSRKDVMTQAKITDGVNILSVNLKIARKRLLSHPWIKDARVSRELPSELTIGITEHQAVAIADLGEKFLVNTGGEIFKRWEASDPDQLPIISGLDFSDIHEPGIAPASTFQAAMAVLQLGRQPGSILPNRMIKKIQVDRELGITLYAFEETKAIRLGYSDYPGKYQTLEQIFSYVKQSPEVPDFMEIDLDNRDRVILRPVSAEPNIGNHKEV, from the coding sequence ATGAAAACAGGCGTTAAGGGGGCATGCGGCATTTTGCTTGTGGGATTGTTGAGCTGCGGGTTCGTTTTCGGATACGATCTGATCACCCAGTGTGAGTTTTTCAAGGCCCGGCATATTGAAATTACGGGAGTCGAACGGCTGTCCCGGAAAGACGTGATGACACAGGCAAAAATAACTGACGGAGTCAATATTCTTTCCGTTAATCTCAAGATTGCCAGAAAACGTCTCCTGTCGCATCCATGGATAAAAGATGCCCGGGTCAGCCGGGAGCTGCCCTCCGAGCTGACGATTGGGATCACAGAGCATCAGGCGGTTGCCATTGCAGATCTGGGAGAGAAATTTCTGGTCAATACAGGCGGAGAAATTTTTAAGCGATGGGAGGCTTCGGATCCCGATCAGCTGCCAATCATCAGCGGACTTGATTTTTCGGATATCCATGAACCCGGTATCGCCCCGGCCTCAACGTTTCAAGCCGCAATGGCGGTGCTGCAGCTGGGCCGGCAGCCGGGCAGTATTCTTCCAAACCGGATGATAAAAAAAATTCAGGTGGACCGTGAACTGGGAATCACCCTCTATGCATTTGAAGAAACCAAAGCCATACGGCTGGGTTACAGTGATTATCCCGGTAAATACCAGACGCTTGAACAGATTTTTTCTTACGTCAAACAATCGCCGGAGGTTCCGGATTTTATGGAAATTGATCTGGATAACCGGGATCGGGTTATTTTACGTCCGGTAAGCGCTGAACCCAACATCGGAAACCATAAGGAGGTATAA
- the murB gene encoding UDP-N-acetylmuramate dehydrogenase translates to MNRTAKQWLESRFGSLVRFNEPMARHTSLQIGGPAEAFLLPERFEDVSALIVWAGDHRIPCTIVGGGTNILVTDAGIPGIVIGMKRCLSRVIRTEIRNDSILVTAGAGMDLQKLCWYAIRQGWGGVTFAMGIPGTLGGAIMMNAGTRAGAVEGILQRVTVLMPDGRINRLDRSDLIFQYRQLVFERDKEQGPSDPVIVEADLVFHLSDPVQLRITAREMLRMRRNTQPSGVASAGCFFKNPAAGRSAGEWIDLAGLKGTSVGGAEVSATHANFFINRGNATCADMMALMSLVQERVLAMSGILLETEVKRIGF, encoded by the coding sequence ATGAATAGGACAGCAAAGCAGTGGCTTGAAAGCCGGTTTGGCAGTCTCGTTCGGTTTAACGAGCCCATGGCGCGGCATACCTCGCTTCAGATTGGAGGTCCGGCGGAAGCCTTTTTACTGCCGGAACGATTCGAAGATGTCTCCGCGCTGATTGTATGGGCCGGGGATCATCGGATTCCATGTACCATTGTCGGGGGCGGGACCAATATTCTCGTGACCGATGCGGGGATTCCCGGGATTGTCATCGGGATGAAAAGATGCCTCAGCCGGGTGATCCGTACGGAAATCCGCAACGACTCGATTCTGGTTACCGCAGGGGCGGGGATGGATCTGCAGAAATTATGCTGGTATGCCATCCGGCAGGGATGGGGCGGGGTGACGTTTGCAATGGGCATACCCGGGACACTTGGCGGCGCCATCATGATGAATGCCGGTACCCGGGCAGGTGCGGTGGAGGGGATTCTTCAGCGGGTAACGGTGCTGATGCCCGATGGTCGGATCAATCGACTTGACAGAAGCGATCTGATCTTTCAATACCGTCAGCTGGTTTTTGAGCGAGATAAGGAACAGGGGCCTTCTGACCCTGTGATCGTGGAGGCGGATCTGGTTTTTCATCTTTCAGATCCTGTACAGCTCAGGATAACAGCCCGAGAAATGCTGCGCATGCGGCGCAACACACAGCCTTCGGGGGTTGCAAGCGCCGGATGCTTTTTTAAAAATCCGGCGGCGGGCAGATCCGCCGGAGAATGGATTGACCTGGCGGGGTTGAAAGGGACAAGCGTCGGGGGCGCGGAAGTTTCGGCGACGCATGCCAATTTTTTCATTAATCGGGGCAACGCGACCTGCGCGGATATGATGGCGTTGATGAGCCTGGTTCAGGAACGGGTTCTGGCCATGTCCGGAATTTTACTGGAAACTGAGGTAAAGCGTATTGGATTCTAA